From the Motacilla alba alba isolate MOTALB_02 chromosome Z, Motacilla_alba_V1.0_pri, whole genome shotgun sequence genome, one window contains:
- the LOC119696114 gene encoding LOW QUALITY PROTEIN: Golgi to ER traffic protein 4 homolog (The sequence of the model RefSeq protein was modified relative to this genomic sequence to represent the inferred CDS: inserted 1 base in 1 codon) produces the protein MHQTLFFRYLSQAKHAEARELMYSGXLLFFSHNQQNSAAVQYMLVLESLEKSDAKVAEDLLENLAKLFSLMDPSSPARVTFISRALKWPSGGSGILGHPKLHQSLAVTLWKEQNCSESWYHLHSTDGHGYANMLVEYSLSRRYLSEVDIFLAQAILQFLCLKNKTSASVVFTTYIQKHPLIEKGPPFVQPLLNFIWFLLLAVHGGKLTICTVLCEQYHPSLKRDPLYNEYLDRIGQLYFRVPPKQASSYEGLLGNLLNSLMGTGEDNTEDGQEDSSPIELD, from the exons ATGCACCAGACGCTCTTCTTCAGGTAcctgtcacaggcaaaacatGCAGAAGCAAGAGAATTAATGTATTCAG GTTTACTGTTCTTCAGTCATAACCAGCAaaacagtgctgctgttcagtACATGCTGGTTTTGGAGTCTTTGGAGAAGTCGGATGCAAAAGTAGCAGAAGACCTTTTAGAAAACTTGGCTAAATTGTTTAGTTTAATGGATCCAAGTTCTCCTGCAAGAGTGACTTTCATATCCAGAGCACTAAAATGGCCCAGTGGGGGATCAGGAATACTTGGACATCCAAAACTACATCAGTCCCTAGCTGTTACCCTGTGGAAAGAGCAAAACTGTAGTGAATCTTGGTATCACTTGCACTCAACAGATGGTCACGGCTACGCAAATATGCTGGTGGAATACTCCTTGTCCCGCAGATACCTCAGTGAGGTGGACATTTTTTTAGCTCAGGCAATACTACAATTTCTCTGCTTAAAAAATAAGACCAGCGCATCAGTTGTTTTTACGACATACATACAGAAACATCCTTTGATAGAGAAGGGTCCACCCTTTGTGCAACCACTGCTAAACTTCATCTGGTTTCTGTTGTTGGCAGTTCATGGAGGAAAACTAACAATATGTACAGTATTGTGTGAACAGTATCACCCTTCACTGAAAAGAGACCCCCTGTATAATGAGTACCTAGATAGAATAGGACAGCTTTACTTCAGAGTTCCACCCAAGCAGGCCTCATCCTATGAGGGATTGCTAGGAAATCTTTTGAACAGTCTGATGGGAACTGGGGAAGATAACACAGAAGATGGTCAGGAAGACAGCAGTCCTATTGAGCTCGACTGA